The following is a genomic window from Methanoplanus sp. FWC-SCC4.
GCGGATTTTAGCAATATCTCTATGAGAGGTACCGTATATGGCATCCTGAATGCGGTCTTTGGGACTTCCTGGCTGCTTGGAAGTTTTGCAATTGGCGTTCTTTATGATATCTCGGTATTTCATGTTATGTGGTTTGTTGTTATCTTACAGATGCTGGCAGTTATTGTTTTTATCAGGATGATATATGTTTTAAAGAAACGGTCATGATAATATTTATTTAATTATTATTTTTAATTCCTGAGTATTTGTGGCGAATAATTATAAATATCAAAATATCTATTATGTGCTTTCAGAATTACCGGTAAAAAAGATCCATAGATTTCCGGCAGCATTTCAAAAGAACAGGAATTTCAAAATTATAAATTCCTTTCTTTTTCTATACAATATCTTCTTTAATATCTCCGGTTTTCAAAAGAGGTGTAAATTATGGATATAAAGTATTATGGAATTTTTATTTTTCTTTCAGTTTCAGTTGCTGGTTTAATTTTTTTTGCACCATTTACAAATGGCTCTTTAAATGATGAATTATCAACTGAAAAAATAGGGTTGAATCCCCGGATTTTTGATGAAAATATGGTATTTTCAGGAGATTTTTCCGGAAATTTTGAAATATATAAATATAATATTTACAGTGCTTTGAAGTCTAAAGTAAGTAATAATGCAGGTAATCAGATAAACCCTGCAATAAATGGTGATTATATTGTCTGGATGGATGACAGAAATGGCAACTGGGACATATACAAATATTACATCCCCGGCAATATTGAGTCAAGGGTCACATATGATCCCTCAAATCAGATAAATCCTGCAATTGATGGTGATTATATTGTCTGGATGGATGACAGAAATGGTAACTGGGATATATACAGGTATTCGATTCCAAATAATTTTGAAAAAAGAATAACCAGTGATCCCTCAAATCAGATAAACCCCGCAATCTCAGAGGACTTTATTATATGGGTTGATGACAGAAATGGAAAATATGAGATTTTCAGATATGATATGAGATCTGATTTTGAATTTAAAATCAGCATATAAGATAAAATAACCCAATTTTTGAGTGATTATTTTCATGAAAAACATATTCGGCCTTTAACGGTTCTAAATAGCTGTCCTGACATTTCTTATGCAGGTCCATTCTTTTCAGATTTGTCTTTTTTGAGCTTTGATATTGAAGAATTCAGACATTAATATCTTCAATAATGATTCAGGTATCCTTGGATTTTCAATAAGATCTATAATTGTCAATAATAAATGGTTTTAATCCGACAAAGTCAAAATAATCAGACAGGATGAAAAAAATTGAACTACTGGCACCTGCCGGGGACTGGTCCTGTTTAAAAACGGCTGTTGAAAATGGTGCAGATGCTGTATATTTTGGAATAAAAAATATGAACATGCGGGATAATGCCGGGAATTTTGAGATTAATGAGCTTCCTGTTGTTATGCGTTATCTGCATGAAAACAATAAAAAAGGGTATCTTACACTTAATACGATTTATTACAATAAAGAATTGGAAAAATTAGAAAAAGTTATCCTGGCTGCCAAAACTGCTGGAGTGGATGCAATAATCTGCTGGGATATGGCAGTATTAAATATTGCAAAAAAAGCAGGAATACCAATACATATCTCAACTCAGGCCAGTGTATCAAATTATCAGGCATTCAAATTTTATTCGGATTTAGGTGCTGACAGAATAATTCTCGCAAGAGAATGTTCATTATCGGATATTTCTGAAATCAGCAGACAGGCTGAATATGAAGGATTAAACTGTGAGATTGAAACTTTCACTCATGGCGCTATGTGTGTAAGTATGTCGGGCAGGTGTTTTCTCTCTGCCGATACATTCGGTAAATCCGCAAACAGGGGCCAGTGTTTACAACCCTGCCGGAGACTTTACAGAATAACTGATGTTGAAGAAGAGGATAATTCATATATTCTTGGACACAATTTTGTTCTCAGCCCAAAAGATTTATGCTCAATTGAAATACTTCCCGAACTGATTGAGGCAGGTATTAGCTCTTTTAAAATTGAAGGGAGGATCAGACCTCCTGAATATGTAAAAACTACTGTGTCCTGTTACAGAAAGGTTTTGAATGCTATAGAGTCCGGGGAATATAGTTCCCGGCTTGTTGGCGAACTAAAAAGAGAACTCGGAAAAGCCTATAACCGGGGATTCTCACAGGGCTTTTACAAAGGTCTGGAGAAAGACTGGATTAGCAGAGGTCCTGACGCCAGAGAATCCAAAATATATTGCGGGGAAGTTGTAACATATTATAAAAAAATACAGGTTGCGGAATTCTTAATTCGTGCCGGCAGTTTAAAAATCGGAGATAAAATATTAGTATATGGAAAAACTACTCCTGCCCGGAATACTGTAATAAATGAAATACAAATTAATCATCAGTCTGTAGAATCCGCAGGGAAGGGTGAAAGATGTGGAATAAAAATACCATTTATCGTCAGGCCAAAAGATAAGTTATTCAGGATAAAGGATAATGAGAAACAAAAAAAGAATTAAAACCGGAAAATTATTATTTTTTAATTTTTTTCTGGATAAATGGGGCGTCAAATCCGGTCAGAATAACACATATGTTTTATCAGTGAAATCCCACCGTTAGGACTGGAGGATTATCATTTCCGAATGCCGGGACAAACAAGTTCGCAGATACGGCAGTGGTCAACCGGCCTGCTAATTCCTGTTTCCAAAGAATTCTTAGAAGCTCTTTTTTTGTTCCCATTCATTCTTTCCATACACTTTTCACGGTGATATTTCCCGTCGAAGAATGCATTCATAGGACATTTGATATGGCAGGGAGAATTACATTCCTCACAAAAAAGAGGTTTTTGCGAGGTAGAAGGTTCAGGAGGCTCAAGATCAATCCACAATGCCCTAAACCTTATTCTTGGACCATAAAAAGGAACGATTAACAGGTTGTTTTTGCCGATGACTCCAAGACCTGTCATTACTGCGGCATCTTTCAGGTAGATGCCGCCATCATTAATCTGATAGGGGATATCATGTGGATCAATCCCATGCACCTCTTTTAGCCATCCGGCCAATTCTTTTGTTATACGGCGCAGCATTCGATCCCCCCGGAGTGCTTCTTGCTTCTTCCCACCAGTCTGTTTCAGTGCGGTGATTTAGATGAATCTGATGCTCAGACCTCATAGAAGTTGGGTTTCGACAGAGTGGAAAATAATTGGAGATATCAGATTTCTGATTAACACATTTTTACTCTCTCCTGCCTGTGAGAACAATACTCAGAAGAATCAGAGCACCAAAGAAAGGCAGGGGGGTGATCCCGGATTGTGTAGGCTCGGTTACACCGGAAGTTTCTGTAGTCTCGATATTTGGCACAATATCGAAGGTGGACCATGCAAGATGGGAATCATAACCATCCCGGTTAATTACTATAAGGTATTTGCCAGGTACAAATGTACTGATATCAGCCTCATAGGACCAGGTATTGTACTGTTTCCCCTCAATCACACTAACAACATCAGAAACACGCTTTAATTCACCGGTCTGTTGTTCCTCCTGGCTTTTATCTGGAGTATTGGATGAGGATAAGATCTGGATTATAAATTCGTTGCCTGGCGCAAGGTTGGTCGTGCCTGTGATCTTCAGGGCATCCCCTGTGGATATATCTGGAATCTCATTGATTCTGGCCCATGGTTCCTCTACCAGGAATGATAGTTTTGCATATTGATCATCAACCTCAGGTGCATCAAGTAATCCGATAAGGGCGTCTGCAGCCTCAGAACCAGCTGGACAACCTGCACAGTATGTCATTAATTTACTGCGATTGTCTTTTAATGATATTATCTCCAGAATGCCACCGGAATATGTGCTCTTAATGTCAAATTTTTTGTCATCACCCTTTGTCTGTAAAATAAAGTAATATTGCCCACTTTGAAGTGTGTACGAACGATCGTTGGGAGAGATGACAATCATTCTGCTTTCATCAGGAGTAAAGATGAAGGTATCGTTGGCACCATCAGGAATAAATTCCCAGGAAAATTCTGTATCCATTTCCGGGTGCAGTGTCATCCGGGTCTGATAGTCAGGCCCAAATAACCAAAATGACACATCATCTGAACCGGGAGCACTTCCTGATATCGTGATTTTGTCTCCCTTTGCAACAATCTCTTTATCTGAATTTACCATAACTCCGGATTCCAGAGCCATCACAGGTCCTGCAAAGAGCATTAAGATCAATAGAACTCCGGATACTTTATGAGCATATCCAAATGTCAAATTATATTTTGAAAACATAATATTCTCCTTTTAATTAATGTAGAGCAATTTTATCTGATATATATGTTTGGAGAGACAGGCATTTGAGAAGTAGGGGTAACAACTCTCATTGCTGAAATAAGGGATTAAAATGATTTTCCAGACTGTGATAAGTTATCTTCATGGTGGGAAATTGTTCCGAATGTTTATCAGTCGCCAACAAATATTACAATTTCTGCATAACCAAATGAGGTTCAAAAGTTGCATGATGGCCGGACATCTTCTGGATATTTAATATATTATTAGTCATATCTCAGGTGGTAAGGAAGATCATGATGAAAAGAATTTTTTTTGTATCTTTGTTTTTGGCAGTATTTCTTGCCGTTGCCTTTTCGGGATGTACAGATATTGCCCCGGAACCTGAAGTGACCGAGCAATTCGATGATGAATATGAAGCAGATGACAATACTGTATTGAAAGTTGACAATATTAATGGCCAGATTTCAATCAATGGCTGGGAGGGTGATACAATCACATTGAACGCCATTAAAAGCACTCTTTACGGGGAGGATGAACTGAAAAAAGTTGAAATAACTTCTATAAAAAGTGACAATGAGATAACGATTAAAACAAAATCCCTGACTGTCATCCCTCCAAGGGTTTCTGTTGATATGGATATCAAAGTTCCCAATAATGCTGTGGTTGATTTCGTTGAAATATCAAACGGAGAGATAAGGATTTCAGGTACCAAAGGGGACACTTTTGCATCATGTTCAAATGGAGTGGTAACAATGAAAAACGTCAATGGATATGTGAAAGCACATGTGGTCAATGGCAATATAAATGTCGAGGAAACAAAGGGTATTGGCAATCTGGAGGTTTCCAATGGAAATATTATTGTTGAGATATTTGATATTAAGGGTGATGTCAATATAAAATGCATCAATGGAAAAATTACTGCTTATATAATTCCGTCACTCAATGCTGATATTGAGATGAAAACAATGAATGGAATAATCTCTGTGGAAAATATTGCAATAAATTTCACGAAGACGGAAGAAACTCACATGGAAGGAGTATTAGGAGATGGGGGGAGTAAGATTTTGATAGAGAATACAAATGGAAATGTGAATATTAACAGCATGTTGGTTAATGAATAATTCTTTATTTTTGCAATTATAGATTTTCTCCCAAAATAAATCTGAAAAAAATTTTCAGTTTCTGATAAATTAATCAAAAGATCTTTTTTGAAGGGGTGGTAAATAATATGAGGATAATGCAGATGGAAGAAATTACAATCGAAAAATTAACAGAGGAAAACTTTCCGGTTTTTACATCCCTCATTGAAAAACTTGCCGTATACGAAAAATTAACTCCTCCCGGTAACGATGAAAAATGCCGCCTTCAAAAGGATGCATTCTCAGAAAATCCAAAATATGAAGCATATCTGGCTGTTGTAAATGGTGTCCCGGCAGGATATATTACGTTTTATTTTACCTATTCGACGTTTCTCGCAAAGTCCACCCTTTATCTTGAAGATCTCTTTGTCCTTGAGGAATGCCGAAAAAAAGGAATAGGACGAAAACTCTTTGATTTTTGCCGCAGCGAGGCTGCAAAAAGAGGATGTGGAAGGATGGACTGGACTGTTCTTACATGGAACAAACCTTCAATTGAATTTTATGAGAAAAGTGGCGCTAAAAGGCAGGACTGGTACCTTTACAGGTTTAATGAAGATAAGTTCTGATTAAAGAAAAGGACAAAATACCATTTTTTAGATTTTAATATCAAAAAATTTAGTGATGATTTTTTTACATGCTGTCCCCATAAGATTATTGGATGATATGGTATCTTCCCTGTGGCACGGTCATAATAAACCGTGCTCCTTTGCCATAAATGCCGGCTTCATGTATTTTTATGCCTGATATCTTCAGGGCCTCACGGACAAGGAATAATCCAAGCCCTGTGTTTTTCCCATACCCCTGTTCGAATATCTTTTCTTTATCGGCATCTATGATACCTGGGCCGTTGTCTTCCCATATAATCCGGAGCTCTCCTTTGTCAGCCTGCATGCAGTTTACCTCTATCCCTGAGAGATTGTCTCCTCCGTGGCGCAGTGTATTGTCAAGGAGGCTTTCAAAAACTTTCTTCAGCATATGGTCTGCAAATATTTCTACTTTGCAGGCACTGGTTTGAATAGGGACTCCTGCTTTGGAATCCAGATCATACAAAATATCAGTTAAATCCTGCCAGGCAGGTGCATGTGAACCGGGTGTTTCATATTCTCTTGTGAACTCGATCTGCATTTGAATCTTCTGGATTACATCATTTAGCTTATTTAGGTAATCATCCCGTTCTGAATCATCAGAACAATTTATCAGGTCAAGATAACCCTCGGCGGCCATGATGCTGTTGAGGATATCATGCCTTGTGATGCCTGTTATGAGCTTTAACTGGTGGTGTGCCTGCCGGAGTTCCCCTTCTGCCGCTGCAAGCTTTTCATTTGCTATATTGAGCTTCTCATTTATCTCAAGAATCCGGTTTTGGTATTCCAGGATGTCTGTTATGTCATGCCCCTGCCAGGTAGTTGCAATATGCTTCCCTGAATAATCAAAGATCTGTGCAATATCCCAAAGAATTCTTCTTTCCTCTCCTGAAGCTGATCTAATTGCTATTTCAAAGCCGGTAATCTTTTTCATTTTCTTTGTCTCATTTATTTTTAAGAGAATTTCCTCCTTTTTATCCCCGGATATTAGATCATAAAGACAGATGTTTATCAGGTCTTTTTCCAATATCCCAGTCAGCTTCTCAAACGCTTCGTTTGCCTTTGTTATCCTCAGATCATTGTCCAGGACAAGGACGAGAGATGCGGAGTTGTTGAAGAGTTTTTCCAGATACTGGTTTGTTTCAATCAGGGTGTGTTGGGCGGTTGCAATCTCATCAAACTGCTGTCTTATCTCTTCTTCTGCCGCTGAAAGTTCTTCATTTGTTTTCTCAAGCTCTTTTCTGTTCTTTTCAATATCTGTTACATCTCTGAATGTTTCTATTGCCCCCTCAACTTCGCCGTCTTCATTGTAGAGGAGTGTTGCAATGCCCCAGAGTGTTACAATTTGCCCGTTGACGTTTTTGTATGAAACATATCCTTCCAGTTTTCCGTTTTTGAAAGAACAGGATTTGTAATTCTCAGTAATGAGATTTTCATCATAATTCAGGAGCATGTCAACAAGGGTCGGGCGATAATGACCATACATGAGTTTTGAGTATTCGTGATTGCCCTTTCCAATCATTTCTTCAGCAGAGTGACCGTAAGTCTCTGCCATTGCAGCGTTCCAGACGATTATATCTCCAGACCTGTCAATTGCAAATGTCGGATCAGGAAGAAGATTCAGAAAATCAGATATCCTCCTTTCAGATTTACTGATAATTCTCTGTGATATGGCAATCTCGTCCATCTGCTGGCGAAGCTCTTCCTCTGCTGCAGCAATTTCTTCATTTGCAAGGAGGAGTTTTTTGTTTTTCTCTAAAAGCCGGTTATGGTATTCAATATTTTTTGTAATGTCCTGACCCTGTGCGGTTGTTGAGATCTGTTTGCCGGCATAATCATAGATCCTGGCAATATCCCACTGGACAGTTCTGATCTCTCCTGAAAGGTTTTTAATCTTGGTTTCAAATCCTCTGATATGGTCTTTTGAACTTAAATGCATTAATTTTTCAGTAAGTTCATCTTTTTTATCAGGAGTTATTATATCATCAAGTGGGAGTCCTTTTGAAATTTTGCCTGAAATTCCGGTCATCTCTTCAACAGCTTTGTTTACCTTGGTGACCCTGAAATTATTGTCCCATACAAGGACAAGGGATGCTGAATTGTTGAAAAGTGCATCCATATACTGGTTTGTTTCAATGAGAAAATGCTGTGATTTTGCAATTTCTTCAAATTGCTGTCTAATCTCTTCTTCTGCTGCCGATAGATCCTCATTTAGCAGAAGCAGTTTATGGTTCTTCTCAATTAGATCCTTTTCAGAATTGACTTTGTCGGTAATGTCTGTACTGTTGCCCATTATTCCCGTAACAAAACCCTTTTGATCAAAGACCGGAATTAAAATAATATTATAATAATGGATCTCTCCACCTGGCATTTTTATTGTATTCTCTGCCTTTACAACATCTGCTGTTTCATAAACCCTTTCATGAAGTTTGTATAGATAATTGTATGTTTTTTCCGGAAAATCAAGCTCCTCGTAATTTTTGCCAATAATCTCCTCTTCAGACAATCCCAGAAATTCACATAATGCACTATTTGCTGATTTGAACCGGTTGTCCAAATCATAACTGAATATAAAATTTGGGGAATTTTCAACGAGATATTTATACTTTTTTTCGGATTTTATTAATTCTTCCCCGGATTTTCTGGCTGAAACTGCATGCCTGATTTTGTGCAGAAGTTCTGTAAACTGGGATTTAGGCTCACCCCCTTTCTGGACATAAAAATCAGCACCGTTGTTTATTGCCTCAATTACTATTTCTTCACGTCCCTTACCTGTGAAGATGATAAAGGGTGTATTGTTGCCTTTATTTCTTATTTGCTTTAAAAATTCTATCCCGTCCATTCCGGGCATCTGGTAATCGGAGATTATGCAGTCAAAGGATTTGTCCTTTAACAGATCAATCCCTGCATTAGCGTTTTGTGCTTTCGTTACATTAAAATTGCCTGATTTTTCAATGTAGATTTTTCCAATATCAAGAAGCATTGGTTCGTCATCTACATATAAGACTGATATTGTGGATTCTTCCGGATTTTCCCCTTTCATGTCCCATCCCAGATAAATTATGTTTGGCTTTTGTTTATCTAAATAATTTGCTATATTGACATGCATAAATATGTGGCAAATTGCGTATTTTCTGAAATAAAAATTCTTTCATATAAATGAACAATGAAGATTATTGAAATATCTGGCTTATCTGATAAAATATTATTTCCTTTAGAATTTTCTGGATTCTCCGCCGAAGT
Proteins encoded in this region:
- a CDS encoding U32 family peptidase, translated to MKKIELLAPAGDWSCLKTAVENGADAVYFGIKNMNMRDNAGNFEINELPVVMRYLHENNKKGYLTLNTIYYNKELEKLEKVILAAKTAGVDAIICWDMAVLNIAKKAGIPIHISTQASVSNYQAFKFYSDLGADRIILARECSLSDISEISRQAEYEGLNCEIETFTHGAMCVSMSGRCFLSADTFGKSANRGQCLQPCRRLYRITDVEEEDNSYILGHNFVLSPKDLCSIEILPELIEAGISSFKIEGRIRPPEYVKTTVSCYRKVLNAIESGEYSSRLVGELKRELGKAYNRGFSQGFYKGLEKDWISRGPDARESKIYCGEVVTYYKKIQVAEFLIRAGSLKIGDKILVYGKTTPARNTVINEIQINHQSVESAGKGERCGIKIPFIVRPKDKLFRIKDNEKQKKN
- a CDS encoding DUF4097 family beta strand repeat-containing protein; the protein is MMKRIFFVSLFLAVFLAVAFSGCTDIAPEPEVTEQFDDEYEADDNTVLKVDNINGQISINGWEGDTITLNAIKSTLYGEDELKKVEITSIKSDNEITIKTKSLTVIPPRVSVDMDIKVPNNAVVDFVEISNGEIRISGTKGDTFASCSNGVVTMKNVNGYVKAHVVNGNINVEETKGIGNLEVSNGNIIVEIFDIKGDVNIKCINGKITAYIIPSLNADIEMKTMNGIISVENIAINFTKTEETHMEGVLGDGGSKILIENTNGNVNINSMLVNE
- a CDS encoding TolB family protein → MDIKYYGIFIFLSVSVAGLIFFAPFTNGSLNDELSTEKIGLNPRIFDENMVFSGDFSGNFEIYKYNIYSALKSKVSNNAGNQINPAINGDYIVWMDDRNGNWDIYKYYIPGNIESRVTYDPSNQINPAIDGDYIVWMDDRNGNWDIYRYSIPNNFEKRITSDPSNQINPAISEDFIIWVDDRNGKYEIFRYDMRSDFEFKISI
- a CDS encoding GNAT family N-acetyltransferase; this translates as MRIMQMEEITIEKLTEENFPVFTSLIEKLAVYEKLTPPGNDEKCRLQKDAFSENPKYEAYLAVVNGVPAGYITFYFTYSTFLAKSTLYLEDLFVLEECRKKGIGRKLFDFCRSEAAKRGCGRMDWTVLTWNKPSIEFYEKSGAKRQDWYLYRFNEDKF
- a CDS encoding response regulator, translated to MKGENPEESTISVLYVDDEPMLLDIGKIYIEKSGNFNVTKAQNANAGIDLLKDKSFDCIISDYQMPGMDGIEFLKQIRNKGNNTPFIIFTGKGREEIVIEAINNGADFYVQKGGEPKSQFTELLHKIRHAVSARKSGEELIKSEKKYKYLVENSPNFIFSYDLDNRFKSANSALCEFLGLSEEEIIGKNYEELDFPEKTYNYLYKLHERVYETADVVKAENTIKMPGGEIHYYNIILIPVFDQKGFVTGIMGNSTDITDKVNSEKDLIEKNHKLLLLNEDLSAAEEEIRQQFEEIAKSQHFLIETNQYMDALFNNSASLVLVWDNNFRVTKVNKAVEEMTGISGKISKGLPLDDIITPDKKDELTEKLMHLSSKDHIRGFETKIKNLSGEIRTVQWDIARIYDYAGKQISTTAQGQDITKNIEYHNRLLEKNKKLLLANEEIAAAEEELRQQMDEIAISQRIISKSERRISDFLNLLPDPTFAIDRSGDIIVWNAAMAETYGHSAEEMIGKGNHEYSKLMYGHYRPTLVDMLLNYDENLITENYKSCSFKNGKLEGYVSYKNVNGQIVTLWGIATLLYNEDGEVEGAIETFRDVTDIEKNRKELEKTNEELSAAEEEIRQQFDEIATAQHTLIETNQYLEKLFNNSASLVLVLDNDLRITKANEAFEKLTGILEKDLINICLYDLISGDKKEEILLKINETKKMKKITGFEIAIRSASGEERRILWDIAQIFDYSGKHIATTWQGHDITDILEYQNRILEINEKLNIANEKLAAAEGELRQAHHQLKLITGITRHDILNSIMAAEGYLDLINCSDDSERDDYLNKLNDVIQKIQMQIEFTREYETPGSHAPAWQDLTDILYDLDSKAGVPIQTSACKVEIFADHMLKKVFESLLDNTLRHGGDNLSGIEVNCMQADKGELRIIWEDNGPGIIDADKEKIFEQGYGKNTGLGLFLVREALKISGIKIHEAGIYGKGARFIMTVPQGRYHIIQ